From Haliotis asinina isolate JCU_RB_2024 chromosome 8, JCU_Hal_asi_v2, whole genome shotgun sequence, a single genomic window includes:
- the LOC137294467 gene encoding uncharacterized protein, which translates to MPYETLVRILGETCYICAAKCPSLTTTMAGLKKVEYITSQRGSIQVFFDNYLFNRNKTTTTTTAHWRCVVKTCIGKCTTVGDYVRNSTEHNHLPPDSTRLKFVSSMRKRAREEPTTAMPALYQDELLKYHQEDASHLPSYSTLDSALYRHRSHTIPRLPQTLVDVNLDGVWTQTLDSERFLLFSDGDDDKIVVFATDAHLQALQSASTIYMDGTFAASPDLWDQLYIIHARVGTSSYPLVYALMPSWTIAAA; encoded by the exons ATGCCGTATGAAACACTTGTGCGGATCCTTGGTGAG ACATGTTATATATGTGCTGCAAAATGTCCATCATTAACCACAACCATGGCAGGTTTGAAGAAAGTGGAATATATTACATCCCAGAGAGGTTCTATTCAAGTGTTTTTCGATAACTACCTGTTCAATAGGAAcaaaaccaccaccaccaccactgcccACTGGAGATGTGTTGTCAAGACTTGCATAGGCAAGTGCACTACAGTAGGAGATTATGTAAGGAATTCCACAGAACACAATCACCTGCCGCCGGACAGTACAAGACTGAAATTCGTCAGTTCCATGAGGAAGCGTGCTCGAGAGGAACCTACAACAGCCATGCCAGCCCTTTACCAAGACGAACTCCTGAAGTACCACCAAGAAGATGCATCCCACCTTCCTTCCTACTCCACTCTCGACAGTGCCTTGTACAGGCATAGGAGTCACACCATCCCGAGACTACCCCAGACCCTTGTGGACGTTAACCTAGATGGAGTGTGGACACAAACATTGGACTCTGAGCGATTCCTACTCTTTTCTGATGGTGATGACGACAAGATTGTTGTCTTTGCGACTGACGCCCACCTACAAGCCCTTCAGTCAGCCTCAACTATCTACATGGATGGAACATTTGCTGCCAGTCCTGATCTGTGGGATCAGTTATACATCATCCATGCGAGGGTTGGcacatcatcgtatcccttGGTGTATGCCCTTATGCCGAGTTGGACCATTGCTGCCGCTTGA
- the LOC137294138 gene encoding ribosome biogenesis protein NOP53-like isoform X2 — protein sequence MAASIKTNRKRKAVSKNKKKGWKKVDISELEDFLEDERLQERTGGLVADKTDDSLFFVDKTVKEKPEGEADDEGSVQIPLRKSQRKNRPLRCFSNLEPDPHTKPAHIPHNIRTTPRLSKQERDRLANKKPTAKQLQAQKQSKDAREDRIKNRVGRWNLKVNADLWDDQPADKDVDGDEHYLLVTKKRRVNVPSYYHKKTSTLPAVEVPHPGASYNPAYDDHQDLLWRAHEVEVKKEKAMQKLFNALDAKFPSKDDAPTQQTWLEEMSAGLHSDPTREDEVALPAEDLDKISVNPPVRREDLKTRKQRRKERERRIEAKRLARAKVVKQKKNEFNRLKSIKKEIRKEELAKEERAKRKEEMLEKNKDKPKKLGKYKYEDPDLELQLSEELPGSLRLLKPEGFLIKDMFHSLQKRNIIETREKAKKSKKRRPKFFERKSHREIT from the exons atggctgcctccATCAAGACAAATCGTAAGAGGAAAGCTGTCtcgaaaaacaagaaaaaaggATGGAAGAAAGTCGATATATCCGAATTGGAAGATTTTCTAGAAGATGAGAGGTTACAAGAAAGGACTGG TGGCCTTGTGGCTGACAAAACAGATGACAGTCTGTTCTTCGTTGACAAAACTGTGAAAGAAAAGCCTGAAGGGGAAGCTGACGATGAAG GTTCTGTTCAAATTCCTCTGAGGAAAAGTCAACGGAAAAACAGGCCACTTAGATGTTTTTCTAACCTTGAACCAGATCCACACACCAAACCAGCTCACAT ACCTCACAACATACGGACCACTCCAAGGCTGTCAAAGCAAGAGAGGGACAGACTCGCCAACAAGAAGCCAACAGCCAAGCAGCTGCAGGCCCAGAAACAGAGCAAGGATGCCAGAGAAGACAGGATTAAAAACAGAGTAGGGAGGTGGAACTTGAAAGTGAACGCTGACTTGTGGGATG ACCAGCCAGCTGACAAGGATGTGGATGGAGATGAGCACTACCTACTGGTTACCAAGAAGAGGAGAGTTAAT GTACCGTCTTACTATCACAAAAAGACGTCTACTCTGCCAGCAGTAGAGGTGCCCCACCCTGGTGCCTCTTACAACCCAGCTTATGACGACCATCAG GATCTGCTGTGGAGAGCCCATGAGGTGGAGGTGAAGAAGGAGAAGGCCATGCAGAAGCTGTTCAATGCCCTGGATGCCAAGTTTCCATCCAAGGATGATGCACCAACACAG CAAACATGGCTGGAGGAGATGTCTGCTGGGCTTCACTCAGACCCCACCAGGGAGGATGAAGTTGCTTTGCCTGCAGAGGACCTTGACAAGATCTCTGTCAACCCGCCTGTCAGGAGGGAGGACCTCAAGACACGAAAACAGAGGCGGAAAGAGAGGGAGAGGAGAATTGAG GCAAAGAGGTTAGCCAGAGCTAAAGTGGTGAAGCAGAAGAAAAATGAATTCAACAG GTTGAAGTCCATAAAGAAAGAAATACGAAAGGAAGAGTTGGCGAAGGAAGAACGCGCCAAACGTAAAGAGGAAATGCTTGAGAAAAATAAAGACAAACCCAAGAAGCTTGGCAAATACAA ATATGAAGATCCTGACCTTGAACTTCAGCTTAGTGAGGAACTACCGGGATCATTGAGACTGTTGAAG CCTGAAGGCTTCCTCATCAAGGACATGTTTCATAGTCTGCAGAAACGGAACATCATTGAGACAAGGGAGAAAGCTAA GAAATCAAAGAAGAGGCGACCCAAATTCTTTGAGAGGAAGTCACACCGAGAAATTAC ataa
- the LOC137294138 gene encoding ribosome biogenesis protein NOP53-like isoform X1, giving the protein MAASIKTNRKRKAVSKNKKKGWKKVDISELEDFLEDERLQERTGGLVADKTDDSLFFVDKTVKEKPEGEADDEGKKGSVQIPLRKSQRKNRPLRCFSNLEPDPHTKPAHIPHNIRTTPRLSKQERDRLANKKPTAKQLQAQKQSKDAREDRIKNRVGRWNLKVNADLWDDQPADKDVDGDEHYLLVTKKRRVNVPSYYHKKTSTLPAVEVPHPGASYNPAYDDHQDLLWRAHEVEVKKEKAMQKLFNALDAKFPSKDDAPTQQTWLEEMSAGLHSDPTREDEVALPAEDLDKISVNPPVRREDLKTRKQRRKERERRIEAKRLARAKVVKQKKNEFNRLKSIKKEIRKEELAKEERAKRKEEMLEKNKDKPKKLGKYKYEDPDLELQLSEELPGSLRLLKPEGFLIKDMFHSLQKRNIIETREKAKKSKKRRPKFFERKSHREIT; this is encoded by the exons atggctgcctccATCAAGACAAATCGTAAGAGGAAAGCTGTCtcgaaaaacaagaaaaaaggATGGAAGAAAGTCGATATATCCGAATTGGAAGATTTTCTAGAAGATGAGAGGTTACAAGAAAGGACTGG TGGCCTTGTGGCTGACAAAACAGATGACAGTCTGTTCTTCGTTGACAAAACTGTGAAAGAAAAGCCTGAAGGGGAAGCTGACGATGAAGGTAAAAAGG GTTCTGTTCAAATTCCTCTGAGGAAAAGTCAACGGAAAAACAGGCCACTTAGATGTTTTTCTAACCTTGAACCAGATCCACACACCAAACCAGCTCACAT ACCTCACAACATACGGACCACTCCAAGGCTGTCAAAGCAAGAGAGGGACAGACTCGCCAACAAGAAGCCAACAGCCAAGCAGCTGCAGGCCCAGAAACAGAGCAAGGATGCCAGAGAAGACAGGATTAAAAACAGAGTAGGGAGGTGGAACTTGAAAGTGAACGCTGACTTGTGGGATG ACCAGCCAGCTGACAAGGATGTGGATGGAGATGAGCACTACCTACTGGTTACCAAGAAGAGGAGAGTTAAT GTACCGTCTTACTATCACAAAAAGACGTCTACTCTGCCAGCAGTAGAGGTGCCCCACCCTGGTGCCTCTTACAACCCAGCTTATGACGACCATCAG GATCTGCTGTGGAGAGCCCATGAGGTGGAGGTGAAGAAGGAGAAGGCCATGCAGAAGCTGTTCAATGCCCTGGATGCCAAGTTTCCATCCAAGGATGATGCACCAACACAG CAAACATGGCTGGAGGAGATGTCTGCTGGGCTTCACTCAGACCCCACCAGGGAGGATGAAGTTGCTTTGCCTGCAGAGGACCTTGACAAGATCTCTGTCAACCCGCCTGTCAGGAGGGAGGACCTCAAGACACGAAAACAGAGGCGGAAAGAGAGGGAGAGGAGAATTGAG GCAAAGAGGTTAGCCAGAGCTAAAGTGGTGAAGCAGAAGAAAAATGAATTCAACAG GTTGAAGTCCATAAAGAAAGAAATACGAAAGGAAGAGTTGGCGAAGGAAGAACGCGCCAAACGTAAAGAGGAAATGCTTGAGAAAAATAAAGACAAACCCAAGAAGCTTGGCAAATACAA ATATGAAGATCCTGACCTTGAACTTCAGCTTAGTGAGGAACTACCGGGATCATTGAGACTGTTGAAG CCTGAAGGCTTCCTCATCAAGGACATGTTTCATAGTCTGCAGAAACGGAACATCATTGAGACAAGGGAGAAAGCTAA GAAATCAAAGAAGAGGCGACCCAAATTCTTTGAGAGGAAGTCACACCGAGAAATTAC ataa
- the LOC137294139 gene encoding adenylyltransferase and sulfurtransferase MOCS3-like, with product MEQVEIRRLKLELEAKDKEIERLRAAMEVKADFETVTEVSSPSPETSERVTELTKEGIGRYSRQLILPEIGVPGQLKLQKSSVLIVGAGGLGCPAAIYLAAAGIGKLGVIDYDEVELSNLHRQVLHTEDRVGVAKSASATHACKRGVLAMLNSSVQYVPYRLQLNSSNALDIISQYDVVLDASDNVATRYLLSDACVMAGKPLVSGSALRFEGQLTVYNHQKGPCYRCLFPKPPPPETVTNCSEGGVLGVVPGIIGCLQALEAVKILAEIGTSFSQRLLLFDALDGMFRTIKLRPRQPQCPVCGDNPSITQLIDYEQFCGARATDKEHALTVLDDTERISPKVYQEMLVKGSPHVLVDVRTAVEMGICQLPHPSVNIPISSVNKNECIERLKATIKKQSTSDNSPLSVVIVCRRGNDSQNAVRSLQDSLSDCNVTLKDIRGGLHAWARQVDKDFPVY from the exons ATGGAGCAGGTGGAAATACGTCGTTTAAAACTTGAGTTGGAGGCCAAAGACAAGGAAATTGAGCGACTGAGGGCAGCTATGGAAGTCAAG GCTGATTTTGAAACAGTGACTGAAGTAAGTAGTCCATCACCGGAAACAAGCGAAAGAGTTACTGAGCTGACAAAGGAAGGTATCGGTCGTTACAGCAGGCAACTCATTCTTCCCGAGATAGGTGTTCCAG GTCAGTTAAAATTGCAGAAGTCCTCTGTACTGATTGTTGGTGCTGGCGGTTTGGGGTGTCCAGCAGCAATCTACCTGGCAGCAGCAGGCATAG gTAAGCTGGGTGTTATAGACTATGATGAGGTGGAACTGAGCAACTTGCATCGTCAGGTGCTACACACTGAGGACAGAGTCGGTGTTGCCAAGTCGGCATCTGCCACACATGCATGCAAGAGGGGAGTATTAGCCAT GCTGAACTCTTCAGTACAGTATGTTCCATATCGACTACAGCTGAACAGCTCAAacgccctggacatcatctcACA GTATGATGTTGTGTTAGATGCCAGTGACAATGTGGCGACCCGCTACCTGCTGAGTGATGCCTGTGTGATGGCAGGGAAACCCCTGGTGTCAGGCAGCGCGCTCAGGTTCGAGGGGCAG CTGACTGTGTACAACCACCAAAAGGGGCCATGCTACAGATGCCTCTTCCCTAAACCTCCCCCACCAGAAACAGTCACCAACTGCTCTGAGGGTGGTGTGTTGGGAGTAG TTCCAGGGATCATTGGGTGTCTGCAAGCCCTGGAAGCAGTGAAGATCTTGGCTGAGATAGGCA CTAGTTTCAGCCAGCGACTGCTGCTGTTTGATGCGCTGGACGGGATGTTTCGCACCATCAAGCTGCGCCCCCGACAACCACAGTGTCCAGTGTGTGGAGACAACCCCTCAATCACCCAGCTCATAGACTATGAACAGTTCTGTGGGGCCAGAGCTACTGACAAG GAACATGCTCTAACAGTATTAGATGACACAGAGAGAATCTCCCCCAAA GTTTACCAGGAGATGCTGGTGAAGGGGTCACCCCATGTACTAGTGGACGTGCGGACAGCAGTGGAGATGGGCATCTGTCAGCTACCACACCCATCAGTCA ATATTCCAATATCTTCCGTAAACAAAAATGAGTGTATAGAGCGGTTGAAAGCCACCATCAAGAAACAGTCTACAAGTGATAACAGCCCATTGTCAGTTGTGATTGTGTGTCGGCGAGGTAATGACTCTCAGAATGCTGTCAGGTCCCTTCAAGATTCACTGTCAGACTGTAATGTAACACTGAAGGATATCCGTGGTGGACTGCATGCCTGGGCCAGACAGGTGGACAAGGATTTCCCTGTTTACTGA